A portion of the Paenibacillus marchantiae genome contains these proteins:
- a CDS encoding MFS transporter: MNKKVYVLAIAAFVVGTVELILGGILDLIATDLHLTLAKAGYLISIFSLVYALSAPILLNMTARFERKKVYMCTLFVFLISNLISAFSANFYILLAGRALGAATGSLIFVLSLTLAARIVEPQYKGRAVGIITMGGSASLILGVPLGIFVGNIAGWREVFMLIAILTAVVMVAIGIAMDRVQPIPAVSLKKQLTALWNPKMLAIHVTTLLVLAGHLTLYAYFTPFLQEALGASSTMVTFIYMMFGIAAVAGGGIGGILSDRLHPAKAIIIVLIPFIISMAVIPFSTGLPLIAFLILLSIWSALSWTVTPVQNSLIIKTSPATAETLISTNSGIAHAGIALGTYIGGMVIDHSSIMYTGWVGSVLILMGLVSAVYAISRKEQTVQAAG; this comes from the coding sequence ATGAATAAAAAAGTATATGTCCTGGCAATCGCGGCATTTGTGGTTGGTACCGTTGAACTCATTTTAGGCGGGATTCTGGACTTGATTGCAACAGATCTTCATCTGACCTTGGCCAAAGCCGGGTATTTAATTTCCATCTTCTCCCTTGTCTATGCGTTATCTGCGCCTATTTTGTTAAATATGACGGCTAGATTCGAACGTAAAAAAGTATATATGTGCACTTTATTCGTTTTTCTAATCAGCAATCTCATCTCTGCGTTCAGTGCTAATTTCTATATTCTTTTGGCAGGCAGAGCATTGGGGGCTGCAACGGGCTCGCTGATTTTTGTCCTGTCTTTGACGCTCGCAGCTCGTATTGTGGAGCCCCAATATAAAGGGCGTGCTGTGGGAATAATCACGATGGGAGGAAGTGCATCACTGATTCTGGGGGTACCTCTCGGAATCTTTGTGGGTAATATCGCAGGATGGCGTGAAGTGTTTATGTTGATCGCGATTTTGACTGCAGTAGTCATGGTTGCCATTGGCATTGCCATGGATCGTGTGCAGCCGATTCCGGCAGTATCCCTGAAGAAGCAGCTTACTGCTCTATGGAACCCGAAAATGCTGGCAATCCATGTTACAACATTGCTTGTGCTCGCAGGACACTTAACGTTATATGCTTATTTCACACCATTTCTCCAGGAAGCGCTGGGAGCCAGCTCAACAATGGTCACCTTTATCTATATGATGTTTGGTATCGCTGCTGTGGCAGGGGGAGGAATCGGCGGCATATTATCAGATCGCTTGCACCCAGCCAAAGCCATTATTATCGTGCTGATACCCTTTATCATAAGCATGGCGGTTATTCCATTTAGTACCGGGTTGCCTTTAATTGCCTTCTTGATTCTGCTAAGTATCTGGAGTGCATTAAGCTGGACCGTTACACCGGTACAGAATAGTCTGATTATCAAAACCTCACCGGCAACGGCTGAAACGTTAATTAGCACCAATTCAGGCATTGCACATGCTGGTATTGCTCTGGGAACCTATATAGGTGGGATGGTTATCGATCATTCGTCCATTATGTATACAGGATGGGTGGGATCGGTTCTGATCCTTATGGGTCTGGTGTCGGCCGTTTACGCAATTAGTCGCAAGGAGCAAACTGTTCAGGCGGCTGGATAA
- a CDS encoding catalase, which translates to MSKEPMDENKKIEQRNAFLRDNNGKEMSSNEGVKISDDSNSLKAGDRGPTLLEDFLMREKLSHFDRERIPERVVHARGYGAYGEFELYESLEELTMAHFLQDPGVKTPLFVRFSEVAGSKGVNETNRDVRGFSVKFYTEEGNFDLVGNNIPIFFIQDGIKFPDLIHALKPEPNNEIPQGSTAHDTFWDFIANNQESAAMVMWIMSDRTIPRSFRMMQGFGVHTFRLVNKEGKSRFVKFHWRPVLGMHSFVWDEAQKLGGADPDFHRRDLWENINAGNFAEFELGIQVLEEADEFKFDFDILDATKLWPEEDIPVRIIGKMTINQNVENVFAETEQSAFHPGNIVRGIDFSNDPLLQGRLFSYTDTQLARVGTNYQELPINRPVCPVHNNQRDGASRYTIDRGRVAYHDNSLANNSPYTVPGTKGGFVTYPSTVQGLKERKTAASFLDHFSQARLFWNSMTGVEKGHIIQALTFELGKVKDVSIRQQVVDMLGNISTELATILARELGVAVPKVSESTVTKSSPALSMANTVFSPKTLRVGVIVGEGFDGPSTQYILDEFKSAGLRPVIVHERQGVVHGTSGVELKVDDSFLTGSPLVYDGLFIVGGQKEDNYFQKYTRSYAIETYNHFKPVGATPTGEALIQPVGIIGKPGVIVEQQPAAFAEQFIQAMTQQRFWDRT; encoded by the coding sequence ATGAGCAAGGAACCCATGGATGAGAACAAAAAGATAGAACAGCGAAATGCCTTTCTTCGGGATAATAACGGAAAAGAGATGTCTTCCAACGAAGGGGTTAAAATATCGGATGATAGTAACTCGCTAAAAGCGGGGGATCGCGGACCCACGCTGCTTGAAGATTTTCTGATGCGTGAGAAACTGTCTCACTTTGACCGGGAACGCATTCCGGAGAGAGTTGTGCATGCCCGGGGATATGGAGCCTACGGTGAATTTGAGTTATATGAGTCACTTGAAGAGTTAACGATGGCACATTTTCTTCAGGATCCCGGTGTGAAGACACCGCTATTCGTTCGTTTTTCCGAGGTTGCAGGCTCCAAAGGAGTGAACGAAACGAATCGGGATGTGCGTGGGTTTTCAGTGAAGTTTTATACCGAAGAAGGCAACTTTGATCTGGTCGGCAATAATATTCCGATCTTCTTCATTCAGGATGGGATCAAGTTCCCGGATTTGATTCATGCACTGAAGCCGGAACCCAATAATGAAATTCCACAAGGCTCCACTGCGCACGATACCTTCTGGGACTTCATCGCCAATAATCAGGAGTCGGCAGCGATGGTCATGTGGATTATGTCGGATCGCACGATACCGCGAAGCTTTCGAATGATGCAGGGATTTGGAGTACATACCTTCCGGCTGGTGAACAAAGAAGGCAAATCCAGATTCGTGAAATTTCATTGGAGGCCTGTACTTGGCATGCATTCTTTTGTGTGGGATGAGGCGCAGAAGCTGGGCGGTGCGGACCCGGATTTTCATCGCAGGGACCTGTGGGAGAATATCAATGCAGGTAACTTTGCTGAGTTCGAACTTGGAATACAGGTGCTGGAGGAAGCGGATGAATTCAAGTTTGATTTTGATATTTTGGATGCAACGAAATTATGGCCAGAAGAAGACATTCCGGTACGAATCATTGGCAAAATGACGATTAACCAAAATGTCGAGAATGTATTTGCGGAAACGGAACAGTCGGCTTTCCATCCTGGCAACATTGTACGTGGCATTGATTTCAGCAATGATCCACTGCTTCAAGGCCGGCTATTCTCGTATACGGATACACAATTGGCAAGGGTGGGCACGAATTATCAGGAATTGCCGATCAATCGTCCCGTGTGCCCTGTACATAACAACCAGAGAGACGGTGCTTCCCGCTACACCATTGATCGAGGAAGAGTCGCCTATCACGATAACTCTCTTGCCAATAATTCTCCCTATACTGTGCCCGGTACAAAAGGTGGGTTTGTAACGTATCCTTCCACGGTGCAAGGTCTCAAGGAACGAAAAACGGCAGCTAGTTTCCTGGATCATTTCTCACAGGCACGTTTATTCTGGAACAGCATGACTGGTGTGGAGAAGGGTCATATCATTCAGGCACTCACGTTTGAGCTTGGGAAAGTAAAAGATGTTTCGATTCGCCAACAGGTCGTCGATATGTTAGGGAATATCAGCACAGAGCTGGCAACCATTCTGGCTCGCGAGCTTGGAGTCGCTGTACCTAAGGTTTCCGAATCTACGGTGACAAAATCCTCCCCTGCGCTAAGCATGGCCAATACCGTATTTTCTCCCAAGACACTGCGCGTCGGGGTGATTGTCGGTGAAGGATTTGATGGTCCCAGCACACAATACATTTTGGATGAGTTTAAGAGCGCGGGACTTCGTCCAGTCATTGTTCATGAAAGACAAGGTGTGGTCCATGGAACGAGCGGTGTGGAGTTGAAAGTGGATGACAGCTTTTTGACCGGATCACCTTTAGTATATGATGGGTTATTCATTGTTGGAGGACAGAAGGAAGATAATTATTTTCAGAAATACACCCGATCCTATGCCATTGAAACGTACAATCATTTTAAACCGGTAGGAGCTACACCGACGGGGGAGGCACTGATCCAGCCAGTCGGTATTATCGGCAAACCTGGCGTCATTGTGGAACAACAACCAGCGGCGTTTGCAGAGCAATTCATTCAAGCAATGACCCAGCAACGCTTTTGGGATCGAACGTAG
- a CDS encoding TrmB family transcriptional regulator has translation MLQKFGFTQYESQVYEAIFAQDAPLDATSIVNYSNVPKAKIYEVLNRLIDKGIVLTTMHGKKKLYMAVDLQSIILKIRADFEKDIEELKTYKIKRTFTDEHIWTLKDASSIASNIEQLIEEADSYILFLAWNEQMEKYRELLERKEAEGVHVEVLAVGGLQTSLTHKYSLIPMLEDSNLEPSQLIIVDHGYLLFAGIEHDSWKAIKTTSKPIVKAMTDYFYHDVALTQITKKYGDQLLQDEEIARLLARLIY, from the coding sequence ATGTTGCAGAAATTCGGTTTTACACAATATGAAAGTCAGGTATATGAGGCCATATTTGCGCAGGATGCACCGCTCGATGCCACATCCATTGTTAATTACTCCAATGTACCCAAGGCTAAGATATACGAAGTGCTTAATCGGCTTATTGATAAGGGAATCGTCCTAACAACTATGCATGGGAAGAAAAAATTGTACATGGCGGTTGATCTTCAGTCCATTATCCTCAAAATTAGGGCTGACTTTGAGAAGGATATTGAGGAATTAAAGACATATAAAATCAAACGTACATTCACAGATGAACATATCTGGACATTGAAGGATGCATCATCCATTGCATCGAACATTGAACAGCTCATTGAGGAAGCGGATTCGTATATCCTTTTTCTGGCCTGGAACGAGCAAATGGAGAAATACCGGGAGCTTCTGGAGAGAAAAGAGGCCGAAGGGGTACATGTAGAGGTCTTGGCTGTAGGAGGACTGCAAACGTCTCTAACCCATAAATATTCGTTAATTCCGATGCTTGAGGACAGTAATCTTGAGCCCTCGCAGCTAATCATTGTTGACCATGGCTATCTCTTGTTTGCAGGAATCGAACATGATTCATGGAAGGCCATCAAGACAACGTCCAAACCGATTGTTAAAGCAATGACGGATTATTTCTATCATGACGTCGCTCTTACTCAAATTACCAAAAAATATGGTGACCAGCTGCTTCAGGACGAAGAAATCGCACGTCTGCTGGCGCGATTAATTTATTAA
- a CDS encoding ABC transporter permease encodes MRTNPLYIGRTLERIRRNWGLYVLLFPAVLLTLLFAYKPMYGVLIAFKDYSPALGIGDSPWAGFKYFEKFFHSYQFTNTIRNTLVISLYSLATFPIPIMLALLVNQMRAGRFKRLFQTVSYMPHFISTVVMVGLMLILFSPSTGLVGNMYQLFGAQAPDLMGSSALFSSVYVWSDVWQHVGWDSIIYIAALSAVDPSLYEAATVDGASRWHKVRYIDIPMLLPTAITLLILRVGGLLGVGFEKVYLMQNDLNILSSEILSTYVYKIGLLSSQYSFSSAINLFNTVINFILLILVNQLSKKYSENSLW; translated from the coding sequence ATGAGGACCAATCCACTTTATATTGGAAGAACGTTGGAGAGAATCAGGCGAAACTGGGGCCTTTACGTTTTGCTTTTTCCAGCGGTTCTGTTGACACTTTTATTTGCCTACAAGCCGATGTACGGCGTATTAATCGCTTTTAAGGACTACAGTCCGGCGTTGGGAATCGGAGACAGCCCTTGGGCTGGATTCAAATACTTTGAGAAATTCTTTCATTCCTATCAATTTACCAATACGATACGTAACACACTTGTGATCAGTCTGTACAGCTTGGCTACTTTTCCGATCCCAATTATGCTTGCACTACTGGTGAACCAGATGAGAGCAGGAAGATTCAAGAGGCTTTTTCAGACAGTCTCCTATATGCCTCACTTTATTTCAACGGTAGTTATGGTTGGGTTGATGCTGATCCTGTTCTCGCCAAGTACAGGGCTCGTTGGCAATATGTATCAGCTGTTTGGAGCACAAGCACCGGACTTAATGGGTTCATCAGCTCTGTTCAGCAGTGTGTATGTATGGTCTGACGTGTGGCAGCATGTCGGTTGGGATAGCATTATCTATATTGCCGCGCTGTCTGCCGTAGACCCAAGCCTCTATGAAGCGGCCACGGTTGATGGGGCAAGTCGATGGCACAAGGTTCGTTATATTGATATTCCGATGCTGCTGCCGACTGCCATCACGCTGCTTATTCTGCGGGTAGGCGGATTACTGGGCGTAGGATTTGAGAAGGTGTATCTGATGCAGAATGACCTGAACATTCTCTCAAGTGAGATTCTGTCTACTTATGTATACAAAATCGGGTTACTGAGCAGCCAATACAGCTTCTCCTCAGCGATAAACCTGTTTAATACCGTCATTAATTTCATTTTGCTTATTCTGGTCAACCAGTTGTCCAAGAAATACAGTGAAAACAGTCTATGGTAG
- a CDS encoding sugar O-acetyltransferase: MTEKEKSQLGLLYNANYDKELIDERLYAKGLCYEYNQLHPGKISEREALLKKLLGKTTNRFLIEQPFVCDYGYNIEIGENFYSNHNIVMLDGAKIRFGDNVFVAPNCGFYTAGHPYDVEQRNEGLEIVGPITVGNNVWIGGGVTVLAGVTIGDNTIIGAGSVVTRDIPSDVIAAGNPCRVIRKITEADKTKYRKS, translated from the coding sequence ATGACAGAAAAAGAGAAATCACAACTGGGACTACTGTATAATGCGAATTATGACAAAGAATTAATTGATGAGCGGTTGTACGCGAAGGGACTTTGTTACGAGTACAATCAGCTTCATCCAGGCAAGATCTCTGAGAGAGAGGCGCTGCTCAAAAAGTTGCTCGGAAAAACGACGAATCGTTTCCTGATTGAGCAGCCATTTGTATGTGATTACGGCTATAACATTGAAATTGGCGAGAACTTCTATAGCAATCATAATATAGTTATGCTGGATGGAGCTAAAATCCGGTTTGGTGACAACGTTTTTGTTGCTCCGAACTGTGGATTCTACACTGCTGGTCATCCTTATGATGTGGAACAACGTAACGAAGGACTTGAAATTGTAGGTCCCATCACAGTGGGCAATAATGTATGGATTGGTGGCGGCGTGACTGTGCTTGCGGGTGTGACCATTGGAGATAACACAATCATCGGTGCAGGAAGTGTAGTTACCAGAGACATTCCTTCGGATGTAATTGCTGCGGGTAATCCATGCAGAGTTATTCGCAAAATAACGGAAGCAGACAAAACGAAGTATAGAAAAAGCTAA
- a CDS encoding type 2 periplasmic-binding domain-containing protein: MGKKIGKKLFTKMNSLLLVSAMLVSVVGCSSGNSSEPAETTISSDFNKEGLPIVNKPVTLKVLTVRWGNMGDTFTQNQWLKDLEKDSNVKIEWQVMSSNDWGEQKSIMLASGTLPDIILGDQVFSDSDIVNNLSYFRPLDEYIDSYMPNLKAAMQETPDMKKISTFPDGKIYSMPTRLPARPKSRNQPVINKAWLDKLGLKAPTTTEELYQVLKAFKEKDPNGNGKKDEIPYTETGLNVDFLNPFGITDINASSMIVQDGKPVFFPTTDAYKEALIYTHKLYSEGLIDQELFTQDNTMTSAKWQNADIPIVGFSNQWTPDAVFGKWSDEYEAIAPIAGPDGKRYQPGDPGGMNLARNELLITSSCTVPEVAARWADQFYSNEASIQNFWGAIGTVIKKNDDGTYTLMDPPAGTSADAWYWDQSLRDFGPKYVSPSFEEKIKLNPKAGDGLKLQIDQLGSADVTTPYPKVMYNAEEFQELPTLTTDIDGYVATMRAQWVTKGGIEDGWDAYIKKLNDMGLEQLLTIRNDAFERYMNVK; this comes from the coding sequence ATGGGGAAAAAGATAGGCAAGAAGTTATTCACCAAAATGAACAGCCTGCTTCTCGTGTCGGCCATGTTGGTCAGCGTTGTTGGTTGTAGTAGTGGAAATAGTAGTGAACCTGCGGAGACTACGATTTCAAGTGATTTTAACAAGGAAGGTCTTCCGATTGTCAATAAACCGGTCACACTCAAGGTACTGACGGTTCGTTGGGGGAATATGGGAGACACTTTTACACAGAACCAATGGCTCAAGGATTTGGAGAAGGATTCCAATGTGAAGATTGAGTGGCAGGTCATGTCCTCTAATGACTGGGGGGAGCAGAAATCCATTATGCTTGCCAGTGGTACACTCCCGGACATTATCTTGGGTGACCAGGTGTTCAGCGATTCGGACATTGTAAACAACCTGAGCTATTTCCGTCCACTGGATGAGTACATTGACTCGTATATGCCCAACTTGAAGGCTGCTATGCAAGAGACGCCAGATATGAAGAAAATCAGTACGTTTCCTGATGGCAAAATCTATTCCATGCCAACAAGACTGCCTGCCCGTCCGAAGAGCCGGAACCAGCCTGTAATTAATAAGGCTTGGCTTGATAAGCTGGGGCTGAAAGCACCAACGACAACAGAAGAACTGTATCAAGTGTTGAAAGCGTTTAAGGAAAAAGATCCGAATGGAAATGGAAAAAAGGACGAAATTCCGTACACGGAAACGGGTCTGAATGTGGATTTCCTCAATCCATTTGGAATCACTGACATTAATGCCAGCAGTATGATTGTGCAGGACGGTAAACCGGTCTTCTTCCCAACGACTGACGCCTATAAAGAAGCTCTTATTTATACACACAAGCTGTATTCAGAAGGGTTGATTGATCAGGAACTGTTCACACAAGACAATACAATGACATCAGCCAAATGGCAAAATGCAGACATTCCAATCGTCGGCTTCAGCAACCAGTGGACACCCGATGCGGTATTTGGCAAGTGGAGCGACGAATATGAAGCGATTGCGCCTATTGCCGGACCTGATGGCAAACGTTATCAACCAGGTGATCCAGGCGGTATGAATCTGGCCCGTAATGAACTGCTGATTACAAGTTCATGTACTGTTCCAGAAGTAGCGGCACGCTGGGCTGATCAGTTCTATTCCAACGAAGCCAGCATTCAGAATTTCTGGGGTGCGATCGGAACTGTAATTAAGAAAAATGATGATGGCACATATACGCTGATGGACCCGCCAGCAGGCACTAGCGCCGATGCTTGGTACTGGGATCAATCCCTGCGTGATTTCGGACCCAAATATGTAAGCCCTTCCTTTGAAGAAAAAATTAAGCTTAATCCGAAGGCTGGTGACGGACTCAAGCTGCAAATTGATCAGTTGGGCAGTGCCGATGTAACGACACCTTATCCTAAGGTTATGTACAATGCTGAAGAGTTCCAGGAGCTGCCAACGCTGACAACGGATATTGACGGTTATGTAGCGACGATGCGAGCTCAGTGGGTAACCAAAGGCGGCATCGAAGACGGCTGGGATGCTTATATCAAAAAGTTGAATGATATGGGACTTGAACAGTTACTGACCATCCGTAATGATGCCTTCGAACGTTATATGAACGTCAAATAG
- a CDS encoding sensor histidine kinase: MANLNTIKPYPIRHYIRMMFVISFVVLILDLVISIASISMVKQQSTQYLQDAADLYINRINHDFAYINHFMGWTLANDENLDNMNTYGVNSIPFLKANEKLHLLFAELQRNYGQSYNFFYYLENSEYFLNCAPISISYSDYSEVKKQIITLTRDKGVYEKFYSHWTPIHVNGTSYLINIVPYYNRYLIALISADELIAPLQQINLGANGYASLVDENGVQLSGPAGGDHIPEVRHSFLDLFQSHNIVSSDFSNAAFSVRMAIKFGAFEKIMVAQLLIMLLFLIVTSTLSAIIMFFRRNLLVPIQRFSKNLARINEGDEATDFKSSRIMELEQVNAQFKELVAQIKRFKIDRYEQELEKQKIRLDYMKLQIKPHFFLNCLTSMYSMAQMQMYEEIESMALATSRYFRYIFQSGENFVLLKDEIEHVRTFLDIQKSRYRDAFSYRIEHPDVITGIAVPPLVIQTFIENAVKYGVSRDRELCITLSVTEQRQENGDHVLIRISDTGPGFSPDVLDALMRGEALEQTGGNRIGIMNTIQRLELLYRDEANITFANDASGALITLSLPKMILNSDTSGEVTNHECIAG; the protein is encoded by the coding sequence ATGGCAAACCTGAACACCATCAAACCCTACCCCATTCGGCATTATATCCGCATGATGTTCGTCATTTCCTTTGTCGTGCTCATCTTGGATCTTGTGATCAGCATTGCTTCCATATCCATGGTCAAACAGCAATCCACCCAATACTTGCAGGATGCAGCCGATCTGTATATCAATCGCATTAATCACGATTTTGCGTACATTAATCATTTCATGGGGTGGACACTGGCCAATGACGAGAATCTCGACAACATGAATACATATGGCGTGAACAGTATTCCGTTCCTAAAGGCCAACGAGAAATTACATTTGCTCTTTGCCGAACTACAGCGAAACTACGGGCAGTCGTACAATTTCTTTTATTACTTGGAGAATAGTGAATATTTCCTCAACTGCGCTCCAATAAGCATCTCCTATTCGGATTATTCAGAAGTGAAGAAGCAGATCATTACGCTAACCCGTGATAAAGGTGTGTATGAGAAGTTCTATTCCCATTGGACACCAATTCACGTGAACGGCACTTCTTATCTTATCAATATTGTGCCGTACTACAACCGTTATCTTATTGCCTTGATATCCGCAGATGAACTGATCGCCCCTCTCCAGCAGATTAATCTGGGGGCCAACGGATACGCCTCTCTGGTAGACGAGAATGGAGTGCAACTTTCTGGACCTGCCGGCGGGGATCACATACCAGAAGTGAGACATTCATTTCTCGATCTGTTCCAGTCTCATAATATTGTCAGCAGCGACTTCTCCAATGCGGCATTCAGCGTGCGCATGGCCATCAAGTTTGGTGCATTCGAGAAAATTATGGTAGCTCAGCTGCTCATTATGCTGCTTTTTCTGATTGTTACCTCCACATTAAGTGCAATCATCATGTTTTTCAGGAGAAATCTGCTTGTTCCCATTCAGCGATTCTCCAAAAATTTGGCGCGTATTAACGAAGGGGACGAAGCGACAGACTTCAAGAGCAGTCGGATTATGGAACTGGAGCAGGTCAATGCACAGTTTAAAGAACTGGTAGCCCAGATTAAACGGTTCAAGATCGATCGCTACGAGCAGGAATTAGAGAAACAGAAAATACGATTGGATTATATGAAATTGCAGATTAAGCCCCATTTCTTCCTGAACTGTCTGACGAGCATGTACAGTATGGCACAGATGCAGATGTACGAGGAAATTGAGAGTATGGCCCTAGCTACGTCCCGATATTTCCGATATATCTTTCAAAGTGGGGAGAATTTCGTTCTTCTGAAGGATGAGATTGAACATGTGAGGACATTTCTGGATATCCAGAAGTCGCGTTACCGCGATGCTTTTTCCTACCGCATTGAACATCCAGATGTGATCACGGGCATCGCTGTGCCACCACTCGTCATTCAGACATTCATCGAGAATGCCGTCAAATATGGGGTCTCCCGAGATCGGGAATTATGCATTACTTTATCCGTAACGGAACAACGACAGGAAAATGGCGATCATGTGCTGATCCGGATTTCGGATACAGGTCCAGGATTCAGCCCGGATGTTCTTGACGCACTGATGCGTGGAGAAGCGCTGGAACAAACCGGTGGTAACCGGATTGGCATTATGAATACCATACAACGTTTGGAGTTGTTATATCGGGATGAAGCGAATATTACCTTTGCAAACGATGCAAGTGGCGCCCTGATCACGCTTTCCTTGCCTAAAATGATACTGAATTCAGATACTTCGGGAGAGGTGACAAACCATGAATGCATTGCTGGTTGA
- a CDS encoding sugar O-acetyltransferase, giving the protein MSSITTKSEKQKMIDGELYLASDPQLYQDREYARKMTRMYNQTTETDGALRTKLLKELLGSTGEHLSMEPNIHFDYGYNIHVGEHFYTNFNCTILDVCEVRIGDNCLMGPDVHIYTATHPLNPFERITGAEYGKPVTLGNNVWIGGRAVINPGVTIGNNVVIASGAVVTKDVPDNRIVGGNPARIIREIEL; this is encoded by the coding sequence ATGAGCAGTATTACAACAAAATCGGAAAAACAAAAAATGATCGATGGTGAGCTGTACTTGGCTTCCGATCCCCAATTGTATCAAGACCGGGAATATGCAAGAAAAATGACACGCATGTACAATCAGACCACAGAAACAGATGGTGCGCTCCGTACAAAGCTATTAAAAGAGCTATTAGGATCAACGGGTGAACACCTGAGCATGGAACCGAATATTCATTTTGACTATGGATACAACATTCATGTTGGAGAGCATTTCTATACCAACTTTAACTGTACGATACTTGATGTATGTGAAGTGCGCATTGGGGATAACTGTTTAATGGGACCTGATGTTCACATATATACCGCTACCCATCCCTTGAATCCATTCGAACGGATAACAGGTGCAGAGTATGGTAAGCCAGTAACCTTAGGAAATAATGTATGGATCGGAGGCAGGGCAGTTATTAATCCAGGAGTCACCATTGGGAACAATGTCGTTATTGCTTCCGGTGCCGTAGTTACAAAAGATGTCCCGGATAACAGGATTGTTGGTGGAAATCCTGCTAGAATCATTAGAGAGATAGAGCTTTAA
- a CDS encoding DUF4023 family protein has translation MESTHDFVKKVNENAEKARHNKNNGKGTPTDKLPAKQHSTNK, from the coding sequence ATGGAGAGCACCCATGATTTTGTAAAGAAAGTGAATGAGAACGCCGAAAAAGCACGTCATAACAAAAACAATGGTAAAGGTACACCAACAGATAAACTGCCGGCGAAGCAGCATAGCACCAATAAGTAA
- a CDS encoding carbohydrate ABC transporter permease, which yields MTRTPRTKRRPRVTVAEVVLYAFAVLFLIAIIYPIYFIVIASFSDPSSVANGQVWVFPKGFTLEGYRELLRHENIWIGYRNTILYTVVGTLFGLVVNISAAYALSRKDLVGRKFFSLFFIFTMFFSGGLIPTFLTIRDFHLYNTFLVMVLPFSVVVFDMIVARTFFQTSIPGDLWEAAQIDGCGNLRYFVLIVLPLSKAIIAVLGLWIAVGYWNSYFNALIYLKDPNLYPLQLILRNILITNQMQSGMGTGEAAQVALRLANLMRYSVIIIATIPIMCVYPFIQKYFNQGVMIGAVKE from the coding sequence ATGACCAGAACTCCCCGTACAAAACGTCGACCACGTGTTACGGTTGCAGAAGTTGTACTGTATGCCTTTGCTGTTCTTTTTCTGATTGCTATCATTTATCCGATCTATTTTATTGTCATCGCCTCGTTCAGTGATCCTTCATCTGTGGCTAACGGACAGGTGTGGGTTTTCCCCAAAGGTTTCACGCTTGAAGGGTATAGGGAACTGCTGCGACACGAAAATATCTGGATCGGATATCGAAATACCATTCTGTATACGGTGGTGGGAACACTCTTCGGGCTTGTCGTTAATATTTCGGCGGCTTACGCATTATCGAGAAAAGATCTGGTCGGGCGCAAATTTTTCTCGCTGTTCTTTATCTTTACGATGTTCTTCAGCGGCGGCTTGATTCCAACCTTCCTGACGATCCGCGACTTCCATCTCTATAACACGTTCCTGGTGATGGTGCTTCCGTTCTCCGTCGTGGTTTTCGACATGATCGTCGCCCGGACATTTTTCCAGACCAGTATTCCGGGAGATTTATGGGAAGCTGCCCAGATCGATGGCTGTGGTAACCTGCGGTATTTTGTACTCATCGTATTACCGCTGTCCAAAGCAATTATCGCCGTCCTCGGACTATGGATTGCTGTAGGGTATTGGAATTCATATTTTAATGCCCTGATTTATCTAAAAGATCCGAATCTGTATCCGCTGCAACTAATTTTACGTAATATCCTCATCACGAATCAGATGCAGTCTGGCATGGGTACAGGAGAAGCAGCACAAGTTGCCCTGCGTCTTGCCAATTTGATGAGGTATTCCGTTATTATCATCGCTACAATTCCGATCATGTGTGTGTATCCGTTCATCCAAAAGTATTTCAATCAGGGGGTGATGATCGGCGCAGTGAAGGAATAA